From one bacterium genomic stretch:
- a CDS encoding DUF3137 domain-containing protein, whose translation MDETTGGSLEGRRGRFLALFRDHEAEGRWDGRPLAVASPAVGTIVLDAHAEVAGFSSDVVTRLRAPVPNPDAFRFRLKAAGLLAPLATLLGAEDIEVGDPAFDRAFVVQSADPARTKSLFADAELRAALVAARPALVEVKDDEGWFGDEIPPGVDELYLEIPGKVLAPPALAALFAPFELLCGRFLATRR comes from the coding sequence ATGGACGAAACGACGGGCGGGTCGCTGGAAGGAAGGCGGGGCCGGTTCCTTGCGCTGTTTCGGGACCACGAGGCGGAGGGACGCTGGGACGGCCGCCCGCTGGCCGTGGCGAGCCCGGCGGTCGGAACGATCGTGCTCGACGCGCACGCGGAGGTCGCGGGGTTCTCGAGCGACGTCGTGACCCGTCTGCGCGCGCCCGTGCCCAATCCGGACGCCTTCCGCTTCCGGCTCAAGGCGGCCGGGCTGCTCGCGCCGCTGGCGACGCTGCTCGGCGCCGAGGACATCGAGGTCGGCGACCCGGCGTTCGACCGCGCCTTCGTCGTGCAGTCGGCCGACCCGGCGCGGACGAAGAGCCTCTTCGCCGACGCCGAGCTGCGCGCGGCGCTGGTCGCCGCGCGGCCGGCGCTGGTGGAGGTCAAGGACGACGAAGGGTGGTTCGGCGACGAGATCCCGCCCGGCGTGGACGAGCTCTATCTCGAGATCCCCGGAAAGGTGCTCGCGCCGCCGGCGCTCGCCGCGCTCTTCGCCCCGTTCGAGCTGCTCTGCGGACGGTTTCTCGCGACGCGACGCTGA
- a CDS encoding ABC transporter ATP-binding protein/permease — translation MSGGRSGVGSGGPNGGQSGGPIGARSGGRVGRAALDAAGDPVLARMIAEEQVQSKLLDWPLLARLLGYLKPHRVLSALAIALGLLEALAMTAPGLMVGLAIDRLSGAPRPPHPLDGAADLFAALARALGGGAMAERTALAAGYGAAIAAVWLLRWAAAVATTYMVQKLGQIIVHDLRVDVFSHVCGMDAHYFQTNPIGRLVNRTTFDVQALAELFSDAFAQSARDLFFVAALTVVMAALDWPLALALVASFPLLAAIGAGYRRLARGALRVNAAVQSRMNAFLAENIAGMRENQLLRLEERRAAEFEGLTRAHQASAARTVRAWAALRPAMLTVTAAATVAALLLGARRVAAGTITVGVLLTFLQYAMRLWVPVRNLAERFNTIQNALTSGERIMAVLDATPAIADPPHADCAARVARGRIEFRDVVFRYPEKDESALNGVSFVCPAGTKLALVGDTGAGKTSVARLISRFYDPQEGSVLVDGIDVRRYRLKRLREGIAVVPQEVVVFAGTVRENITLGREMDDDEIWACARAASADELIGRLPGGLDARLEEAGRTLSAGERQLLSFARALAADAPILVLDEATANIDSATEALIQRALANITRGRTSVVVAHRLSTIRDADLILVLRRGRIVERGRHEELLALDGEYARLHREHLAVAAAPDQSDAEPKEPRP, via the coding sequence GTGAGCGGCGGGCGGAGCGGCGTGGGAAGCGGCGGCCCGAACGGCGGCCAGAGCGGCGGCCCCATCGGCGCGCGGAGCGGCGGGCGGGTCGGGCGCGCGGCGCTCGACGCGGCGGGCGATCCGGTGCTGGCGCGGATGATCGCCGAGGAGCAGGTGCAGTCGAAGCTGCTCGACTGGCCGCTGCTCGCCCGGCTGCTCGGCTACCTCAAGCCGCACCGCGTCCTTTCCGCGCTGGCGATCGCGTTGGGGCTGCTCGAGGCGCTGGCGATGACGGCGCCGGGGCTGATGGTCGGATTGGCGATCGACCGCCTCTCCGGCGCGCCCCGCCCGCCCCACCCGCTCGACGGCGCCGCGGACCTGTTCGCGGCGCTCGCCCGCGCGCTCGGCGGCGGCGCGATGGCCGAGCGCACCGCGCTCGCCGCGGGGTACGGCGCGGCGATCGCCGCCGTCTGGCTCCTCCGCTGGGCCGCGGCGGTGGCGACGACCTACATGGTCCAGAAGCTGGGGCAGATCATCGTCCACGACCTGCGGGTGGACGTCTTCTCCCACGTCTGCGGCATGGACGCCCACTACTTCCAGACCAACCCGATCGGCCGGCTGGTCAACCGGACGACGTTCGACGTGCAGGCGCTGGCCGAGCTCTTCTCCGACGCCTTCGCCCAGAGCGCGCGGGACCTCTTCTTCGTCGCCGCGCTGACCGTCGTGATGGCCGCGCTCGACTGGCCGCTGGCGCTCGCGCTCGTCGCCTCGTTCCCGTTGCTGGCGGCGATCGGCGCCGGCTACCGGCGCCTCGCCCGCGGCGCGCTCCGCGTCAACGCCGCCGTGCAGTCGCGGATGAACGCCTTCCTCGCCGAGAACATCGCCGGGATGCGCGAGAACCAGCTGCTGCGGCTCGAGGAGCGCCGCGCGGCGGAGTTCGAGGGGCTGACCCGCGCGCACCAGGCCTCCGCGGCGCGCACCGTGCGGGCGTGGGCCGCGCTGCGCCCGGCGATGCTGACGGTGACCGCCGCGGCGACGGTCGCCGCGCTGCTGCTCGGCGCGCGGCGCGTCGCCGCGGGGACGATCACCGTCGGCGTGCTGCTGACCTTCCTGCAGTACGCGATGCGGCTCTGGGTGCCGGTGCGCAACCTCGCCGAACGGTTCAACACGATCCAGAACGCGCTGACGTCGGGGGAACGGATCATGGCCGTGCTCGACGCGACGCCGGCGATCGCCGACCCGCCGCACGCCGACTGCGCGGCGCGCGTCGCCCGCGGCCGCATCGAGTTCCGCGACGTCGTCTTCCGCTATCCGGAGAAGGACGAGAGCGCGCTCAACGGCGTGAGCTTCGTCTGCCCCGCGGGGACGAAGCTCGCCCTGGTCGGCGACACCGGCGCGGGCAAGACGAGCGTCGCGCGGCTGATCTCCCGCTTCTACGACCCGCAGGAGGGGAGCGTGCTCGTGGACGGGATCGACGTGCGGCGCTACCGCCTGAAGCGGCTGCGCGAGGGGATCGCCGTCGTGCCGCAGGAGGTCGTCGTCTTCGCCGGCACGGTGCGGGAGAACATCACGCTCGGGCGGGAGATGGACGACGACGAGATCTGGGCCTGCGCCCGCGCGGCCTCGGCCGACGAGCTGATCGGCCGGCTCCCCGGCGGGCTCGACGCGCGGCTGGAGGAGGCGGGGCGCACGCTGAGCGCGGGGGAGCGGCAGCTGCTCAGCTTCGCCCGGGCCCTCGCCGCCGACGCGCCGATCCTCGTCCTCGACGAGGCGACGGCGAACATCGACAGCGCGACGGAGGCGTTGATCCAGCGGGCCCTCGCCAACATCACCCGCGGACGGACGAGCGTCGTCGTCGCCCATCGGCTGAGCACGATCCGCGACGCCGACCTGATCCTCGTCCTGCGCCGCGGGCGGATCGTCGAGCGCGGCCGGCACGAGGAGCTGCTCGCGCTGGACGGCGAGTACGCGCGGCTGCACCGGGAGCACCTTGCCGTCGCCGCCGCGCCGGACCAAAGTGATGCCGAGCCGAAGGAGCCGCGTCCATGA
- a CDS encoding helix-hairpin-helix domain-containing protein has translation MRVRHVPLAAMLLFAGALALAVPARAAGQAPAKTPAAAKPAPAAKPAPAKPAEAKPAAPKAQPIDINTATLDELKAIPGIGDAYAAKIVAGRPFQKKDQLVSRNILPKDVYAKVKDNIIAKKVEKPAPPAKPAAAEKPRKAEKAEPPKK, from the coding sequence ATGCGCGTTCGTCACGTCCCGCTCGCCGCCATGCTCCTCTTCGCCGGCGCGCTCGCCCTCGCCGTTCCCGCGCGGGCCGCCGGCCAAGCCCCCGCCAAGACCCCGGCGGCCGCCAAGCCGGCCCCGGCGGCGAAGCCCGCTCCGGCCAAACCGGCGGAAGCGAAGCCCGCCGCGCCGAAGGCCCAGCCGATCGACATCAACACCGCCACGCTGGACGAACTCAAGGCGATCCCGGGGATCGGCGACGCCTACGCCGCGAAGATCGTGGCCGGGCGGCCCTTCCAAAAGAAGGACCAGCTGGTCTCCAGGAACATCCTGCCCAAGGACGTCTACGCGAAGGTGAAGGACAACATCATCGCCAAGAAGGTCGAGAAGCCCGCGCCGCCGGCCAAGCCCGCCGCGGCCGAAAAGCCGCGCAAGGCCGAGAAGGCCGAGCCGCCCAAGAAGTAG
- a CDS encoding N-acetyltransferase, with translation MIIRPETTADLDGIRRVEIDAFANHPVSRQTEHLIVDALRDAGVLTISLVAEDDGDIVGHVAFSPILIDGAEGRWFTLGPVGVLPARQRQGIGSKLIEAGLDALRRLGAEGCVLVGPPDYYRRFGFRATDSLIFPNIPPEYFLILPLSGAVPRGEIAIHPAFFVEPK, from the coding sequence ATGATCATTCGACCGGAAACGACAGCCGACCTGGACGGCATCAGGCGCGTCGAGATCGACGCCTTCGCGAACCATCCGGTCAGCCGCCAGACGGAGCACCTGATCGTCGACGCGCTCCGCGACGCCGGCGTCCTGACGATCTCGCTCGTCGCGGAGGACGATGGGGACATCGTCGGCCACGTCGCGTTCTCGCCGATCCTGATCGACGGCGCCGAAGGCCGGTGGTTCACGCTCGGGCCGGTGGGAGTGCTTCCCGCGCGCCAGCGGCAGGGAATCGGTTCCAAGTTGATCGAGGCGGGGCTGGACGCGCTGCGGCGCCTCGGCGCCGAAGGCTGCGTCCTCGTCGGGCCTCCGGACTACTACCGGCGCTTCGGCTTCCGCGCGACCGACTCCCTGATCTTCCCGAACATCCCGCCCGAGTATTTCCTGATCCTTCCCCTTTCCGGCGCCGTTCCCCGGGGCGAGATCGCGATCCATCCCGCCTTCTTCGTCGAGCCGAAATAG
- the lipA gene encoding lipoyl synthase: protein MDKQPPSYHPNADSPAGRARQGGVSGPKPSWLKIKIQTGPVYNHVRDLVHGHGLNTVCQEARCPNVYECWSAGTATFMILGDVCTRRCAFCAVATGLPPAPPDPTEPAKLADAVADLKLKHVVITSVDRDDLPDGGADHFRAVVEAIHGRNPRCAVEVLTPDFKRAPELALDLVLSARPEVFSHNVETVPEMYRVARPGSRFEHSLELLRRASERKAEFGGRTKTSLVLGLGETTEQLEATMRRIVEAGVDVLAMGQYLRPSPDHMAVDRYVTPEEFARLAEFGRSIGFKHVEAGPLVRSSYHAQDHVPHD from the coding sequence ATGGACAAGCAGCCGCCGTCGTACCATCCGAACGCCGACTCGCCCGCCGGGCGCGCCCGCCAAGGCGGCGTCTCCGGCCCGAAGCCGAGCTGGCTGAAGATCAAGATCCAGACCGGCCCGGTCTACAACCACGTCCGCGACCTCGTGCACGGGCACGGCCTGAACACGGTCTGCCAGGAAGCGCGCTGTCCGAACGTCTACGAATGCTGGTCGGCCGGCACGGCGACCTTCATGATCCTCGGCGACGTCTGCACCCGCCGCTGCGCCTTCTGCGCGGTGGCGACCGGCCTGCCCCCCGCGCCGCCCGATCCGACGGAGCCGGCGAAGCTGGCCGACGCCGTGGCCGACCTCAAGCTGAAGCACGTGGTCATCACGAGCGTCGATCGCGACGACCTTCCGGACGGCGGCGCCGACCACTTCCGCGCCGTGGTCGAGGCGATCCACGGCCGCAACCCGCGCTGCGCGGTCGAGGTGCTGACGCCCGACTTCAAGCGCGCCCCGGAGCTGGCCCTCGACCTCGTGCTCAGCGCGCGGCCGGAGGTCTTTTCGCACAACGTGGAGACGGTGCCGGAGATGTACCGCGTCGCGCGCCCCGGCTCCCGCTTCGAGCACTCGTTGGAGCTGCTGCGCCGCGCCTCGGAGCGGAAGGCGGAGTTCGGCGGGCGGACGAAGACGTCGCTGGTCCTCGGCCTCGGCGAGACGACCGAGCAGCTCGAGGCGACGATGCGCCGGATCGTCGAGGCAGGGGTGGACGTGCTGGCGATGGGGCAGTACCTGCGTCCCTCGCCGGACCACATGGCGGTGGACCGCTACGTGACGCCGGAGGAGTTCGCGCGGCTCGCGGAGTTCGGCCGCTCGATCGGCTTCAAGCACGTCGAGGCCGGGCCGCTCGTCCGCTCGTCGTACCACGCGCAGGACCACGTGCCGCACGACTGA
- a CDS encoding lactate racemase domain-containing protein, whose translation MRAPTLAYGDESLKVPAPFDEAPVLDAPDLPPAADPAGTWRAACAAAALRVAATLPPGARLALVVPDRTRPLPLPRLLPPLLDALAAEKIEARRITIVPASGIHAPMSRAELAAWIGDDAARCGALLDPHDADAPARRLGRTPGGIEVAARPSVAGAGAALVLGRIVFHYLAGFGGGRKMLVPGCAARRTVLAMHARCLDPRPGAGRHAAAVSGLLAGNPVHAASVAAARLFPPSTAIHTLLAGDGRLADAFAGDLFADHERACARYAAAHRALVDGPLDAVFVSAGGRPTDRDLVQAHKALEAVHGVVKDGGTVVFVARCADGVGNREVEQALRLGSPAAIEAELRRDFRVGAHTALALALKTARVRTLAVTELSDELLALAGMERAASLEEAARIVLERHGADARVALAPRGGSLLYSIP comes from the coding sequence ATGCGCGCTCCGACGCTGGCCTACGGCGACGAATCGCTGAAGGTCCCGGCGCCGTTCGACGAGGCGCCGGTCCTCGACGCCCCCGACCTGCCCCCCGCCGCCGATCCCGCAGGGACGTGGCGCGCCGCCTGCGCGGCCGCCGCGCTGCGGGTCGCCGCGACGCTGCCGCCCGGCGCGCGGCTCGCGCTCGTCGTGCCCGACCGCACGCGCCCGCTGCCGCTGCCGCGGCTGCTTCCGCCGCTCCTCGACGCGCTCGCCGCGGAGAAGATCGAGGCGCGGCGGATCACGATCGTGCCGGCCTCCGGCATCCACGCCCCGATGAGCCGCGCCGAACTCGCCGCCTGGATCGGCGACGACGCGGCGCGCTGCGGCGCGCTGCTCGATCCGCACGACGCCGACGCGCCGGCGCGCCGCTTGGGGCGCACGCCCGGCGGGATCGAGGTCGCCGCGCGTCCGTCGGTCGCCGGCGCCGGCGCCGCGCTCGTCCTCGGCCGGATCGTCTTCCACTACCTCGCCGGTTTCGGCGGCGGACGGAAGATGCTCGTCCCGGGCTGCGCCGCGCGGCGCACGGTCCTCGCGATGCACGCCCGCTGCCTCGATCCGCGCCCCGGCGCGGGGCGCCACGCGGCCGCGGTCTCGGGCCTGCTCGCCGGGAACCCGGTGCACGCGGCGTCGGTCGCCGCGGCGCGGCTCTTCCCTCCCTCGACCGCGATCCACACGCTGCTCGCGGGCGACGGCCGTCTCGCGGACGCGTTCGCGGGGGACCTCTTCGCCGACCACGAGCGGGCCTGCGCGCGCTACGCCGCGGCGCACCGCGCGCTCGTGGACGGGCCGCTCGACGCGGTCTTCGTCTCGGCCGGCGGGCGGCCGACCGACCGCGATCTCGTGCAGGCGCACAAGGCGCTCGAGGCGGTCCACGGCGTGGTGAAGGACGGCGGCACGGTCGTCTTCGTCGCGCGCTGCGCCGACGGCGTCGGGAACCGCGAGGTCGAGCAGGCGCTGCGGCTCGGTTCGCCGGCGGCGATCGAGGCCGAGCTGCGGCGCGACTTCCGCGTCGGCGCGCACACGGCGCTGGCGCTGGCGTTGAAGACGGCGCGGGTGCGGACGCTCGCGGTGACGGAGTTGTCGGACGAGCTGCTGGCGCTTGCCGGGATGGAGCGCGCGGCTTCGCTGGAGGAGGCGGCGCGCATCGTGCTCGAGCGGCACGGCGCCGACGCGCGCGTCGCTCTCGCGCCGCGCGGCGGTTCTCTGCTTTATTCGATCCCGTAG
- a CDS encoding ABC transporter ATP-binding protein/permease, whose product MRLASDIARFASLLAPEKGRYARGLAALAAVDLMEVASPLVVAVAIDLLAGGARRGAGAPQVLSWLGLRPETWTFGGALALYLVLALVANLLRYPMLTQVSIPSHRIGQRLRNDIARRLLRLSRPFYDRAPSGGLMSIATADVQAVRMFLGIGLLLLVDTALLLTLVLAAMFALSPALALASIAPLPLIALFTNRFSRAEFDRFGAVQEDLARLTDRARESFAGIRVVQGYAREETMIARFARASRRHFGLNLRLARLRSLFDPSLDLMIGLSAALAVAVGGVQFGRGAISVGTLVAFLYLVANLSGPMVGFGWAVSLLQRGRASLARIDALLAEPVEIADAPDAVEPQGAGALEVRGLTFSYAGAAAPALADLSFALPAGRRLGVVGPVGAGKSTLVALLVRLYDPPPGTVFLDGVDVRRLTLGGLRRVVSLAPQEAFLFGDTVERNVRAGGGDDAPALAALAAIDDEVERLPERYATLLGERGVNLSGGQRQRIALARAIGAEPRILILDDALAAVDAATEAKILANLERVFAGRGGIVVSHRVRAVERCDEIIVLERGRIADRGTHDELLARGGWYADVARRQAQAGADGDAR is encoded by the coding sequence GTGCGCCTCGCCTCGGACATCGCGCGCTTCGCCTCGCTGCTCGCTCCGGAGAAGGGCCGGTACGCGCGCGGCCTCGCCGCGCTCGCCGCGGTGGACCTGATGGAGGTCGCCTCGCCGCTCGTCGTCGCCGTGGCGATCGACCTTCTCGCCGGCGGCGCGCGCCGCGGCGCCGGCGCGCCGCAGGTCCTCTCCTGGCTCGGCCTGCGGCCCGAGACCTGGACGTTCGGCGGCGCGCTCGCCCTCTATCTCGTCCTCGCCCTCGTCGCGAACCTGCTCCGCTACCCGATGCTGACCCAGGTGTCGATCCCCTCGCACCGCATCGGGCAGCGGCTGCGGAACGACATCGCCCGGCGCCTGCTGCGCCTCTCGCGCCCGTTCTACGACCGCGCGCCGTCGGGAGGCCTGATGTCGATCGCCACCGCCGACGTGCAGGCGGTGCGGATGTTCCTCGGCATCGGGCTGCTGCTGCTCGTGGACACGGCGCTGCTGCTGACGCTCGTCCTCGCCGCGATGTTCGCCCTCTCGCCGGCGCTGGCGCTCGCCTCGATCGCGCCGCTGCCGCTGATCGCGCTCTTCACCAACCGCTTCTCGCGCGCCGAGTTCGACCGCTTCGGCGCGGTGCAGGAAGACCTCGCGCGGCTGACCGACCGGGCGCGGGAGAGCTTCGCCGGGATCCGCGTCGTGCAGGGGTACGCGCGCGAGGAGACGATGATCGCCCGCTTCGCCCGCGCCTCGCGGCGGCACTTCGGGCTGAACCTGCGGCTGGCGCGCCTGCGCAGCCTCTTCGATCCGTCGCTCGACCTGATGATCGGCCTCTCCGCCGCGCTCGCCGTGGCGGTCGGCGGCGTGCAGTTCGGGCGCGGCGCGATCAGCGTCGGCACGCTCGTCGCGTTCCTCTATCTCGTGGCCAACCTCTCCGGACCGATGGTCGGGTTCGGCTGGGCGGTCTCGCTGCTCCAGCGCGGACGGGCCTCGCTGGCCCGGATCGACGCGCTCCTCGCCGAGCCGGTCGAGATCGCCGACGCGCCGGACGCCGTCGAGCCGCAGGGGGCCGGCGCGCTCGAGGTGCGCGGCCTCACGTTCTCCTACGCCGGCGCGGCCGCGCCCGCCCTCGCCGACCTCTCGTTCGCGCTCCCCGCGGGGCGGCGGCTCGGCGTCGTCGGGCCGGTCGGCGCCGGCAAGTCCACGCTCGTCGCCCTTCTCGTCCGGCTCTACGACCCGCCGCCGGGAACGGTCTTCCTCGACGGCGTGGACGTGCGGCGGCTGACCCTCGGCGGGCTGCGGCGCGTCGTTTCGCTCGCGCCGCAGGAGGCGTTCCTCTTCGGCGACACCGTGGAGCGGAACGTCCGCGCGGGCGGCGGGGACGACGCGCCGGCGCTCGCCGCGCTCGCCGCGATCGACGACGAGGTCGAGCGGCTTCCCGAACGCTACGCGACGCTGCTCGGCGAGCGCGGCGTGAACCTCTCCGGCGGGCAGCGGCAGCGGATCGCCCTGGCGCGGGCGATCGGCGCCGAGCCGCGGATCCTGATCCTCGACGACGCGCTCGCCGCGGTGGACGCGGCGACGGAGGCGAAGATCCTCGCCAACTTGGAGCGGGTCTTCGCCGGCCGCGGCGGGATCGTCGTCTCGCACCGCGTGCGGGCCGTCGAACGGTGCGACGAGATCATCGTCCTCGAGCGAGGCCGGATCGCGGACCGCGGCACGCACGACGAGCTGCTCGCGCGCGGCGGCTGGTACGCCGACGTCGCGCGCCGCCAGGCGCAGGCCGGCGCCGACGGAGACGCGCGGTGA
- a CDS encoding VWA domain-containing protein, giving the protein MAHRALAATLFLAALAAPPAPAAPPRAPAAVSGVLPSDQPPALREEMLVHRVRWPALAAAPSFDPDACARLAPGDLVVVEGGRPGRVESIDSERNQTLFVFLVDVSRSMETRLAAVRAATRAFAASLAPRDEVAVYVFDDALALKTPPTRDPALVDAALASAEPGNIFTALYDALDELMARVAARPGRTVVILVSDGEENASRRVRPRALLERAARSRGVRFFAVVAASTENVRCTGPLRMLAAATAGNVALASDETALGARLAELHAQLDREVMVTYAPPTESASADRPRRLRVKLRERLGVSCRVREAIADRLPLPPTPDLP; this is encoded by the coding sequence GTGGCGCACCGCGCCCTCGCGGCGACGCTCTTCCTCGCGGCGCTCGCCGCGCCGCCCGCCCCGGCCGCGCCTCCGCGCGCGCCGGCCGCCGTCTCCGGCGTCCTTCCGTCCGACCAGCCGCCGGCGCTGCGCGAGGAGATGCTCGTGCATCGCGTGCGCTGGCCGGCGCTCGCCGCGGCGCCGTCGTTCGATCCGGACGCCTGCGCGCGCCTCGCCCCGGGCGACCTCGTCGTCGTCGAAGGGGGGCGGCCGGGGCGCGTCGAGTCGATCGACAGCGAGCGGAACCAGACGCTGTTCGTCTTCCTCGTGGACGTGAGCCGCAGCATGGAGACGCGGCTCGCCGCGGTGCGCGCGGCGACGCGGGCCTTCGCGGCGAGCCTCGCCCCGCGGGACGAGGTCGCGGTCTACGTCTTCGACGACGCGCTGGCGCTCAAGACGCCGCCGACGCGCGATCCGGCGCTCGTGGACGCGGCGCTGGCGTCGGCCGAGCCGGGGAACATCTTCACCGCGCTCTACGACGCGCTCGACGAGCTGATGGCGCGCGTCGCCGCGCGTCCCGGGCGGACGGTGGTGATCCTCGTCAGCGACGGCGAGGAGAACGCGAGCCGGCGCGTCCGCCCCCGCGCGTTGCTCGAGCGCGCGGCGCGCAGCCGCGGCGTGCGGTTCTTCGCCGTCGTCGCCGCCTCGACGGAAAACGTCCGCTGCACCGGTCCGCTGCGGATGCTCGCCGCGGCGACGGCGGGGAACGTCGCGCTCGCCTCCGACGAGACTGCGCTCGGCGCGCGCCTGGCGGAGCTGCACGCGCAGCTCGACCGCGAGGTGATGGTCACCTACGCGCCGCCGACGGAGTCCGCGTCGGCGGACCGTCCGCGCCGCCTCCGCGTCAAGCTGCGCGAGCGTCTCGGCGTCTCCTGCCGCGTGCGCGAGGCGATCGCCGACCGCCTCCCTCTTCCTCCGACGCCGGACCTCCCCTGA
- a CDS encoding CoA ester lyase produces the protein MSLDEVRPRRSVLYMPGSNARALEKARTLPADGLILDLEDAVAPAAKEAAREQVVAELRRGGYGRRELIVRVNGLGTPWREADLAAAATSGADGVALPKVESAEEVREAERALVAAGAPERLALWCMIETPRGVLRADEIAGATPRLAGLVMGTSDLVKDLRARHTPQRTETLAALGLCVLAARANGRAILDGVALDLADEAGFEAACRQGRDMGFDGKTLIHPKQIDTANRVFAPSPEEVEAARKIIAAFAEAEAQGKGVVVVDGRLVENLHVENARRALRLAEAIGAA, from the coding sequence ATGAGCCTCGACGAAGTCCGTCCCCGCCGCAGCGTCCTCTACATGCCGGGCAGCAACGCCCGCGCGCTCGAAAAGGCGCGCACCCTCCCCGCCGACGGGCTGATCCTCGACCTCGAGGACGCCGTCGCGCCGGCGGCCAAGGAGGCCGCGCGGGAGCAGGTCGTCGCCGAGCTGCGGCGCGGCGGCTACGGCCGGCGCGAGCTGATCGTGCGGGTCAACGGCCTCGGCACCCCGTGGCGCGAAGCCGACCTCGCCGCCGCCGCGACCTCCGGCGCCGACGGCGTCGCGCTCCCCAAGGTCGAGTCGGCCGAGGAGGTGCGCGAGGCGGAGCGGGCGCTCGTCGCCGCCGGCGCGCCGGAGCGGCTCGCCCTCTGGTGCATGATCGAGACGCCGCGCGGCGTCCTCCGCGCGGACGAGATCGCCGGCGCGACGCCGCGGCTCGCCGGCTTGGTCATGGGCACCTCCGACCTCGTCAAGGACCTCCGCGCGCGCCACACGCCGCAGCGGACCGAGACGCTCGCCGCGCTGGGGCTCTGCGTCCTCGCCGCGCGGGCCAACGGCCGCGCGATCCTCGACGGCGTGGCGCTCGACCTCGCCGACGAGGCGGGGTTCGAGGCCGCCTGCCGCCAGGGGCGCGACATGGGGTTCGACGGCAAGACGCTGATCCACCCGAAGCAGATCGACACCGCGAACCGCGTCTTCGCCCCTTCGCCCGAGGAAGTCGAGGCGGCGCGCAAGATCATCGCCGCCTTCGCCGAGGCGGAGGCGCAGGGCAAGGGGGTCGTCGTGGTGGACGGCCGCTTGGTGGAGAATCTGCACGTGGAGAACGCGCGGCGCGCGCTGCGCCTCGCGGAGGCGATCGGCGCCGCGTGA